A stretch of DNA from Deltaproteobacteria bacterium:
GAAGATCTCTTGATCGGTTAAGTAGGTGATCTTCTCTTCGGGCAGCCGGAAGCCAGAGGAGAGTTGTCCGACCTCTATTGAAAACGGGAGTTGTGACGGGAAATAGGGGGACAGAAGGTCCCAAAGGCGCGATCTCTGGATTTCTGATGAGGCAATGAGGATCAGTCGGTCGGTCTCTGTCCAGGAGGAGATCTTTTTCGCCAGCGGCTGAAGCGGTTCTGAAGCTTTTCGGCGGATCTCTTGCCGGATCCCTTCATGGGTCTCAACAGAAAAATCGATTGCTTGAGGTGAGGGGAGGGCTCCAAATTCAAGAGAGCGTTTTTCTCTAACTTTTTCTAAAAGGTTTTTTGGCCCACACCATTCTTCCGGGTCAATCAGGAGGTGCGTGTTCGAGGTGATTCGCCGGATCTCCTCACGGTAATCTTCCGCCGCGCGCTGGATTTCCGTCGGTTGATCGAGGATCCAGATTGCATCAGGGAAACAATCCCAAAAGCGACACCCCTCTCCATAAAAAAATGGGAGATAGGTTTCAATCCCTGAAAAGAAGATCCCCTCTCTCACCTTTTCCACCATCGATCCCCAACGGGATTTGGGAATATCCCGGCTCTCGGCCGTTTCGCGGATCTTCTTCTGAAACTGTTGTATCTGTTCTTCACAGAGGATGACCTCCCGGGAGGGAATAATTTTGCACTCCGGCAATTCCCCCGCCGATTTTTGAGTGGTGGCCTCAAACAGGCGGATCGATTCAACCCAGTCCCCGTACCATTCCAAACGGAGCGGTTTTTCATGGGAAGGGGTAAAAATATCGAGGATTCCCCCTCGTACGGCAAAGGTCCCACGGTCGGTGGTCAGCGGGACTTTCTGGTAGCCCCACTGCAGCAGTTTTTGAATGAGATGTTCCCGGTGGATCTCTTCCTCTTTTTTTAAAAGGAGTTGTGTTTTGCGGATGGCTGGTGGGGGGAGTGGGGAGAGGAGGGCTGTTGCCGTAGTGACAATAACAGGAGCAGGACTCGAAGCGGACAGGAGACCGACTCTTTGGCAGAGGATGTCGGTATGGGGAGAGAGGCCGGAGAACGGGAGGGCGTCGTAGGGAGGAAAAAGAGAGGCGTTCACCCCAAAGAAGGAGAGGTCATTTAAGATACGATCGGCCTCTTTGAGGGAGGCGGTTAAATAAACAAAACCGCTCTTCCCCTCCCTTTGGGAGAGGTGGGAGATCAGATACGCCTTGGAAGAGCCTGCGAGCCCTGTGCATTGGATCTGCCGTGCACCACTCGTGAGCCGTTCCAGAACTTGCCTAAGACCGGTCATGGGACTGTTGAAAAATGCCATCTGCTGCGTTCCCCTCGTCGCCGGCTCCTCGACGTACCCTCAAGTACGCCTGCGTCGCGGCTTCTCGGGGTGCCTTGCAGCTGGGCATTTTTGAACAGTCCCCAAAAGCCATTGTTCAACACACCCGTCATCTATCGGCCCAGGGTTGTTACCCAAATCTTGCCGCTGGGCAACCCATAAATCTGATCGACCGATAATAGAAGATGAGATAGAATAAAAAAGGGTTTTTTATGCCTATTGAGGGTGCTGATAAAAAGGTAGATGCCACCGCCACCACCAAAGTGGCTGAAAATGCTGCCTCGGGGGCGACCAAGAAAGAGAGTTCGCCGGAACCGCAGACAGAAAAACAGCCTCTTACGCCTAAGACCGATCACTACCATGTTGATCCTGGCACCGGCCGCAAGGTCCCTCATGAAGAGTTTCATGGGACGCAGAAGACGAACCGGCCGATGATCTGGTTAATGCAAAGAGTTGCCTTCCTCAAAAACTGGATCGAATCTTCGGGGGTACGACCGCTACAAACCTCCCAACAGCCACAGAAGGGGACAGGGGTCATTGTGGATCGTGCGATCAAGGCAGCTCCCCGACTCACAACATTTGAGAAACTTTTTATCGGGCGCTATGGAGAGGAGGAGGGGAAAAGGCAGCCCTGGAGTGGTCAAGGCTCTCTCTCAAAAGGGCAGTTTCATTTCGCAAAAAAGACGGTCTCGGAGTGGGTTTCTTTAGTTACCAAATGGTTCCCTTTTACATTGGAGACAAAGGGTAAGACTGGCGAACTCGATCGGGCCGTCTTTCGAGGGGTTGTGGAGAAGGCGCCGATGCCACCTCCTAAGGGGGAGTCGGCTTCTTCGACCAAAAGAGAAACCGCAATGCTTATCTCCGATCTTCGATTTCTCTCCGGTAAGACCGAAAAATTTGCAAGGATTCCCTTGTCCTCTTCGGCCCAGGTGCGACAAATTCTGGCGCAACTTGAGGCGTTGAGGCCGGGTCAACTACTCGACAAGCCCCAACTGCTGCAGTTGTTGGGGAGTGCCGACTTTCCGTATCTGGTACTCTCCCGGAAGATTATCCGTCCGGAGCTGGCCCAAGTGGAACCGCAGAATCCGCTCGTAGAATCGGCTCGGGCGCATGAAGGGGGGGGCATTGCCTACAGTCGTGAGGCGACCAAGGGGCTCGCCTTCTCCGCCAAGACGGAGGAAATGATCGCGAGCCAACTTGATTTAAATATTCGTCCGACCTCCGCGCTTCAACAAAAGGGGGAATCATCCGGGATGGCCGCAACTCTGACCACGCCAGTTGGTGGTCCTTTGGGTAGTACAGAAGATCAAAAACGACTGTTTGGATTTTTGAAAAAAAGGCGCCGAAGAGAGGCCGGTGAGGGAGAGGCCCTTTATGAAGGTGGATTCGTTCCGTGGTATCAACTCGTCTGGAGGCCCAAGAAATGGAAGGGAAAGCCGCGCTGGTGGATCCCTCTTCTTTATCTCATTGCGATCTCCGTTATTGTCTTTTCGATCGTCTATCTGGTTCGGTTTGTGCTTCCGCAGCAGTAGAATTCTAAGTCCTTCGATTCATAAATTCGGTGACGAATTTATTCACTCAGGACTAGTGCTGAGCGAGTAATTTGATTGATTTTTCTGGCTTTTCAGATACGTCATAGTCATTACGAGTCGAAGTACTAAGGGGTCTCTTTTTTACCGTGGGGGAGCAGTATTAAAAATCGTGATCCCCCTTGGGGAGATGTCTCCACCCGAATCTTTCCACCATGGAGATGGATGATGTTTAAGATCATGGTGAGGCCAAGGCCGATCCCCCCTGAGACCTGCTGTTTCTCTTCCTTGGTTGTGAAGAAGGGCTCGAAGATCTTTTCTCTCAATTCCAAAGGAATTCCTGGACCATCGTCGGAAACCGTCAGCCGAATCCAGCCGTTCCCCCCTTCCTGTGTTTCCACATCGATCGTTCCGCCTCCCTTCAGGAAAAGGGCATCCTGGGCATTGGTCATCAGATTAGCAACTGCCTGTCCCATCATCGTTTCATTCCCTTCAAACCAGAGAGGCCTCTTTGGAAAAGTTTTCTTCACCGTTACCTTAGGGTTTCTCAAAGGTTCAAAATTCTCGAGTGCACGTCCCACGGTTTCCGAGAGATTCATCAGTTTGAGGGGGGGGCGCCCCTTCCCGGCAAAGAACCGGATCTGGTGAAGGATCTGGCTGATCTTCTCAGCCGATTCGATGACCGGTTGTATTTCCTTGACGCCGTCACGGGAGAGCATCTCCGCATGACACCGGATAGCGGCCAGTGGGCTTGCGATCTCATGGGCCAGACCGGCAGACATCTGCCCCAGCGTGTTCAACTTTTCTCCCTGAACCAGTTTGTCCTGGGCTTCTTTGAGTGAATGATTGGTCTCTCGCAACTGGTCAACAAGACGCGCATTCACGAGCGTCAGTGTTGCCTCATCGGCAAACGCCTGGAGGAGGGGGAGCTTCTGATGATATTTCTTGGGCCTTTTCGAGTCCGCATAAATGATCCCTATCGTTTCTCCTCTATTGTTCAACGGGAGACAAAGGACCGATTGAAGTCCGAGATCGGCCACACTTTGCGTCATCAGGTTCATCTCTTTGGTGTTGGGAATAAGGGCAGGAAGGCCTGATTGGAAGACGCCTTGCGAGATCGTTGAGGAGATTCGACTTCCCAATTCCTCGGCCTCGGGCTTTGAGAGATTGTGCGTTGAGTTAATAGAGAATGTCTCCCCGTCCTTGAGGACAAGCAACCCCCGATCACTTTCCGAGAGCTGCAGGACCGATTCGAGGATGAGATCGATGATTTCCTGTGTCGGGCATGCTTCGGCAATCATTTCATGGAGTCGGTGGAGACGGTCGAGGAGTGAGGAACCGAGCGGTCCCGTTTTTCCGGAGAGGGGGTGCCGGCTGGGGGAGGTGACTCCCGGTCTTCCAAGCCGGAGGGCTGTCCAGCGCATCGCACCCTGACGACGGCTTTTCTTGGCGATCCGCTCCAGAGAGGTCAGGACGGCCTTTTCTTCGGGGGAACCTCGTTCCAGATGTGGAAGGTCCTCCTTAAAACGGCGTGAAAGGTCTTGGTCGTCGAACTCACCTTTGGCGAACCGGTCGATCCACAAAGCATCTGAAACGGCCTGCTGGATGGATGGAGGGCTTTGTTCAGAAACCTTGGCCTGGATCCGATCCCACAAACGATCAAACGCGTCGAATTGTAAATCTTCGGTATAGATTCTGAGAAGGTTGATCTCGGCCATTGTTATTTCCAGAGAGGTGCCGAGGATCGAGAAAATGCGGAGTGCCGCTTCGTAATTTTTTTGGGCCTCCAGAAGATTTCCCTCCTGGGAATGAATGTCACCCAGGATGAGCAGACTGTAGGCTTCGAGGTATCCCGTTCTTTTCTCATGGCAGCGTCTTAAGGAATCATGAATCAGCTCTTTGGCCCTTAGAATATTCCCTTGGTGGAGATGGGTATTGGCCAGATTATTGAGAACACGCGGGATCTCAAATCCATAACCGATCCTCTGAAACTTCATAAGACTCTCGCAGTAGTGTTCCAGTGCCTTGGGGTATTCTCTCTTTTGCTGAAACAGGGCCCCCAGGTTCATCAGATAAGAGCCCTCACCAACCACGTCAAAAATTTCACGCGCTGTTTTGAGGGCCGTTCGGTAACATTGTTCCGCCTCAGCCTCTTTCCCCTGACGTAACAGGGCGTTTGCGAGGCTGTTTTCCGATGAGGCGGTATGAAGTTTGTCACCCAAGCGTGAATAAAGAAGGCCTGCTCTTTGAAAACAGGGGATCGCCTCTGCAAGATTCCCCTCATAAAAGTGGAGGACACCCGTGCTATTTTCACGGCCTGCCTGCTCGGACGGGGTGAGTTCCTTCTCTCCCGACAGTGATTCAAGGGTCTCTCTCGCGGCGCTGAAATCTCCTTTTTTCATAGAGCACTTGGCAGAGAGCAAAATTGATTTTGACCCCCTCTGCTTCAACCGCTTGAGATGGGTGAGTGCCTCATCAACCGCTCCTTTTTCATAGAGAAGCTCTGCCAGGGAGAGGCGATGGTTTTCATCTCCTTGATCGACGAGCTTTTCATAAAAAGCGATCGCCCGTTTCAGAGAGAGGGTATAAGGGGACTCTTCCTTTTTACGGAAACCGAAGAGGGGATCTGTCTCGTAAAAATCAAACAGATTGATGTGGGCCAGTTGGGGGGCGAGTGGTTCATACGGTATCAGTAAGTTCTCAAGGAGGTCGCTTATGATTGAGACGATCTGGGCCGGTCTTCCTCCTGTCAGTTTAAGCAGGTCTTGAGTCAGCAGGGAGGGGGCTTCGCTTTCAAGGGCGTGTTCGAGCAATTGATCGGTCTCTTCCTCATTGAGTGGATTCAGGAGAATACGGCAAGAGGGGTCAGGAAGGGGGATGTTGGACCACTCCGTTGTGCTTACGATGACTGTCCAGAGGTTCTTTCTGGCTTGATCGATCAGATTCATTTGATCGGTTGCCGGCAGCAGGTCGAAATCGTCGATGAGCAGCAGGCACCGGCCATGGAAGGGAGGGGCCAAAAATTGATGACCTGAAATGGACAGGGTGGGAAGTTTATCTTCGAATTGTTGTTTCAGTTCTCTTAGTAATCTCGTTCGACCACTTCCCGATTCTCCTTGAATGACTATAAACGGCGCTGTACCACGACCCATTTTTTCAGCGAGTTCTGTGATCGTTTTATCCCGTCCGACAAGTGGAAGAGAGGAGAGGCGTCGATGGAGGGAAGGAACGGTCTCCAGGGGAAAGTGACTACCGAAGGAGATGTTGATCTCCCGGATGATCTGAACCGCTTCGGCAGGCCGGTCGTGTGGCTCTTTGTTCAGGAGCCGAAGAATGAGGTCGCCCCATGCCGTAGGATAAGCCGAAGTCGATTGAGAGGGGTGCTTGGCGATCTCCAGATGATGTGCCATCATGGCGGAGGGGAGATCAGTGACCTGGAATGGGAGATGGCCGGTTGTTATCTCGTAGAGCAGAACTCCGAGGCTGTACAGATCGGAGCAGACAGTCGGTCTTCCTCCCGAGAGGACTTCAGGGGCAAGATACGGAAGGGTTCCGCCGATCGTCCTTCCGCTTGTGGGATTGATTTTCTGTGACAGGCCAAAATCAACCAGCTTCACTTGGTCACCGACCAGCAGGAGGTTGGACGGCTTCAGATCTCCATGGACGATTCCTTTCTGATGGAGATGGGCGAGGGCCTGACAGATCTGAACGGTTAACTGAAGAATCTGGGG
This window harbors:
- a CDS encoding protein kinase; this translates as MTFLLNERYLVIGEISKGTMGELYVALDRFQEDKKVALKMVTQPEGEKAFDTLYNEYGCLKNLSHPNIVEIYDFGVDRSKKRFYFTEEFLEGVPLSTRSGQLSLPQILQLTVQICQALAHLHQKGIVHGDLKPSNLLLVGDQVKLVDFGLSQKINPTSGRTIGGTLPYLAPEVLSGGRPTVCSDLYSLGVLLYEITTGHLPFQVTDLPSAMMAHHLEIAKHPSQSTSAYPTAWGDLILRLLNKEPHDRPAEAVQIIREINISFGSHFPLETVPSLHRRLSSLPLVGRDKTITELAEKMGRGTAPFIVIQGESGSGRTRLLRELKQQFEDKLPTLSISGHQFLAPPFHGRCLLLIDDFDLLPATDQMNLIDQARKNLWTVIVSTTEWSNIPLPDPSCRILLNPLNEEETDQLLEHALESEAPSLLTQDLLKLTGGRPAQIVSIISDLLENLLIPYEPLAPQLAHINLFDFYETDPLFGFRKKEESPYTLSLKRAIAFYEKLVDQGDENHRLSLAELLYEKGAVDEALTHLKRLKQRGSKSILLSAKCSMKKGDFSAARETLESLSGEKELTPSEQAGRENSTGVLHFYEGNLAEAIPCFQRAGLLYSRLGDKLHTASSENSLANALLRQGKEAEAEQCYRTALKTAREIFDVVGEGSYLMNLGALFQQKREYPKALEHYCESLMKFQRIGYGFEIPRVLNNLANTHLHQGNILRAKELIHDSLRRCHEKRTGYLEAYSLLILGDIHSQEGNLLEAQKNYEAALRIFSILGTSLEITMAEINLLRIYTEDLQFDAFDRLWDRIQAKVSEQSPPSIQQAVSDALWIDRFAKGEFDDQDLSRRFKEDLPHLERGSPEEKAVLTSLERIAKKSRRQGAMRWTALRLGRPGVTSPSRHPLSGKTGPLGSSLLDRLHRLHEMIAEACPTQEIIDLILESVLQLSESDRGLLVLKDGETFSINSTHNLSKPEAEELGSRISSTISQGVFQSGLPALIPNTKEMNLMTQSVADLGLQSVLCLPLNNRGETIGIIYADSKRPKKYHQKLPLLQAFADEATLTLVNARLVDQLRETNHSLKEAQDKLVQGEKLNTLGQMSAGLAHEIASPLAAIRCHAEMLSRDGVKEIQPVIESAEKISQILHQIRFFAGKGRPPLKLMNLSETVGRALENFEPLRNPKVTVKKTFPKRPLWFEGNETMMGQAVANLMTNAQDALFLKGGGTIDVETQEGGNGWIRLTVSDDGPGIPLELREKIFEPFFTTKEEKQQVSGGIGLGLTMILNIIHLHGGKIRVETSPQGGSRFLILLPHGKKETP